CCCGCGGTCACCGAGCGTCTCGCCGCCCGCGCCTTCGATCCGGCGCAGGACAGGCCCGTCCGGTTCGCCCTGATCAGAGAACCCGGCAAAGGCGCGTGGGTGGTGGTGACGGCCATTCACAGCGCTGTCGACGGACAGAGTTGGACGGTCCTGGAACGCGCCTTCCTCGCCCTGCTGGACGACGAGCGTGACGCCCCGCCGTTCCTTCCCGCACGAGAGCCTCGGGAGCAGGCCGAGTTGGACCACTCAGCCGAGAAGGCCCGCTACCGCGAGCGTGTGCGCGCCTACTGGCGCGACCGCTACCTGACGATCCCGCAGGGCATGTTCCCCGACTACCGACCCGCGCCTGTGGGGCACTTCAACGGCTACACCCCACCGAGTCCCTACGAGCGGGTAGCCTTGAGGTCCCGCGCGCTGTCGTTCGCCGCCGAACGGGTCGCCGCTCAACGCAAAGTGCCTCCGGGCGTCGTGTACCTCGCAGCCTTCGGCGCCGCCCTGTCGTCCCTGTCCGGAAATGAGCGCTGCGTCGTGTCCATGGACACGGCCAACAGGGCCGACCCATTGCTGTCCGCCGCCGTAGGCTGCTTCTTCCAGCCCGCTCTCGTCGTCTTCGACGTCACGGCGAAGGATACGTCGGAGGCGCTGCTGTCCAAGGTCTTCCGCGCTGTCGTGGCGGCCCAGCGGTATGCCCGCTACTCCAGTCTCGAGATGACCGAGGAACGCGCCCGCGCCGGACATGCCCGCGGGATGAACCTGCGGATCGGCGTCACATACAACTACTTTGTCCAGGCGCAACCGGAGCACGACGCCGCACCGTCCGGCCCGCCCGACGGCGCTGGGGCCACCGACGACTTCGTCATCGACAAGGCGCCCATCGACTGGCAGGACAACAGCGCCGACCTGTATCTCGCGGTGGAAACCGGAAAGGACGGGGTGGTCCTGTCAATGCACGGCCACACCTCCGTGACCAACGCGGACCGCATCGCCCGCACCTTGCGCGCCATGGGCGCGCTGATCGTCGGCTGGGCCGACAGCACCCTGCCGCTGGACGCGGCGATGCGCAGCGTGCAGGACCAACTCGGCTTTCCCCGGCGTGAATTCGGCCCGCACTGGGTCCTGGTGGACCACACATGGGTGGACACCGGGGAATGCGCAGCACGCCTTGCCGAACTCGGCGGGGTGACGGCAGCCGGGGTTTTCCCCGACGAGACCCCGGACGGCGGAACCCGACTCGTAGCGTACGCGGTGGGGCCCACCACACCCGACGAACTGCGCGAACACATGGCAGCCGTCCAAGTCGACCAGCCCTCCCTGGTCCTGCCCCATTGGTACGTGGTGTGTGCGGAGGCGCCGGACACGCCGAGCTTCGAGGGCTGGGCCGAAGCCGCGGTGGTGGCCGAGGGCGACGGACTTCCGCACCACCCGGTGCCGCCCCGCACCCCGCAGGAGCGGGCACTGGCCGCCGCCATCCGCGACCACTGCCCCGGTCACCCGTCCGACATGGCGACCCCCTACCTGCCGGCAGGCGGCAGGACGGCGCTCGCGCCCCGAGTGACCGACCATCTCCATGCGGCCGGCTTCACCGGGATCGTCCCGGCCGATCTGCTGGGTCCCCTCCCTCTCAGGGCGGTCGCCGCGAAGCTCACCCCCACCGGCACTGCCAGGAAGCAATGATGGACAGCACTGAAGTGAACACCGTCCAGGACACGCCCGCCGACCCCGGCACCACACCCCCCGGCCTCCCTCTGACCCGAATCTGCCCCTACCACCCTCCCCGGGAATACGAAGACCTGCGTGCGGGCGGTCCGGTGAGAAGGATCCGACTCTACGACGGGCGGGAGATCTGGGCGGTCACCGGCCACGCTGCGACCCGCTCCCTGCTGGCGGACGAAAGGCTCACGGTAGACCGGGACAAGGCCGAATTTCCCAAGCTCGCCCGGCTCCTGGTCCTGGGACGCCCGGACCGCCACCCCGCGATGCGGGCCCTCCTGCGCTCCGACCCGCCACTGCACACCGAGCAGCGGCGTGCCCTGCAGCCCGGCCTCGCCCTCAAACGGATGCAGGGCTGGCGGCCCGCGATCGAGGCGGACGCCCAGGCACGGCTGGACTCACTGACCACTGCGTGGCAGGGCGAGCCCGTCGAGTTGATGAGCACCTACATCCGGCCCCTGGTCACGACGAGCATGCACGAGATGCTCGGCATCCCGGACGAGGACCGCGCGCACTTCCACGATCTGCTGCATCGGAACTTCGACCCGGTGCCCGGCCTCGTGGACTATCTGACATCACTCTGTGCGGCCAAGCAGCGCCTCCTCACCGACGGCGAGGAGGGCAGCGGGCTCCTCGACGACCTGGCCGGGCAGGTGAGAGAGGGAAAGCTGACGGCCGAGCAGTTCGCGCACTACGGCACCGTACTGATCGTCGCCGGTCAAGACGTCACC
The genomic region above belongs to Streptomyces marianii and contains:
- a CDS encoding condensation domain-containing protein: MNDTRWAPMLWGQEHYWFLYFDVPAYGADRDCVKITRTWRLDKDLADDTVLAALSALVRQYESLRTNFLQDESGRPVQAVRPPWEVAFEAYAEGDASDIPAVTERLAARAFDPAQDRPVRFALIREPGKGAWVVVTAIHSAVDGQSWTVLERAFLALLDDERDAPPFLPAREPREQAELDHSAEKARYRERVRAYWRDRYLTIPQGMFPDYRPAPVGHFNGYTPPSPYERVALRSRALSFAAERVAAQRKVPPGVVYLAAFGAALSSLSGNERCVVSMDTANRADPLLSAAVGCFFQPALVVFDVTAKDTSEALLSKVFRAVVAAQRYARYSSLEMTEERARAGHARGMNLRIGVTYNYFVQAQPEHDAAPSGPPDGAGATDDFVIDKAPIDWQDNSADLYLAVETGKDGVVLSMHGHTSVTNADRIARTLRAMGALIVGWADSTLPLDAAMRSVQDQLGFPRREFGPHWVLVDHTWVDTGECAARLAELGGVTAAGVFPDETPDGGTRLVAYAVGPTTPDELREHMAAVQVDQPSLVLPHWYVVCAEAPDTPSFEGWAEAAVVAEGDGLPHHPVPPRTPQERALAAAIRDHCPGHPSDMATPYLPAGGRTALAPRVTDHLHAAGFTGIVPADLLGPLPLRAVAAKLTPTGTARKQ
- a CDS encoding cytochrome P450 — protein: MDSTEVNTVQDTPADPGTTPPGLPLTRICPYHPPREYEDLRAGGPVRRIRLYDGREIWAVTGHAATRSLLADERLTVDRDKAEFPKLARLLVLGRPDRHPAMRALLRSDPPLHTEQRRALQPGLALKRMQGWRPAIEADAQARLDSLTTAWQGEPVELMSTYIRPLVTTSMHEMLGIPDEDRAHFHDLLHRNFDPVPGLVDYLTSLCAAKQRLLTDGEEGSGLLDDLAGQVREGKLTAEQFAHYGTVLIVAGQDVTVATIGVAVLTLLEHRDELARLRRDAALWPNAVEELLRFLSLTGGLVRVATADIETYGVVIRAGDGVVLLNPAANRDPHVFTRPHELDLRRNPRNHLSFGFGAHQCIGQNLARLDIEIALRRLFDSLPTLRLAVPLDDVPVRQGLVFSINALPVRW